Proteins from one Prinia subflava isolate CZ2003 ecotype Zambia chromosome 4, Cam_Psub_1.2, whole genome shotgun sequence genomic window:
- the DNAJB9 gene encoding dnaJ homolog subfamily B member 9 produces MATTQSVFTFALCILMITELILATESYYDILGVPKNASDRQIKKAFHKLAMKYHPDKNKSPGAEAKFREIAEAYETLSDENKRREYDQLGHRGGKGSNGSPFHQSFNFDFDDLFKDFDLFSQNSRSKKHFENHFRSHREAHNRQRRSFQEFSFGGGLFDDVFENMEKMFSFSDFENAHRHAVRTDARFHGSSKHCRTVTQRRGNMVTTYTDCSGQ; encoded by the exons ATGGCCACTACACAATCTGTCTTCACATTTGCTCTCTGCATCTTAATGATAACTGAATTAATACTGGCTACAGAGAGCTATTATGATATCTTAGGAGTTCCAAAGAATGCATCTGACCGCCAGATTAAGAAGGCATTTCACAAGCTGGCTATGAAATACCACCCAGACAAAAATAAGAGTCCTGGAGCAGAAGCAAAATTTAGAGAAATTGCTGAAG CATATGAAACATTGTCAGATGAGAATAAACGAAGAGAATATGATCAGCTTGGCCATCGTGGAGGAAAAGGAAGTAATGGAAGCCCGTTCCATCAGTCATTTAATTTTGACTTTGATGACCTGTTCAAAGACTTTGACCTATTTAGTCAAAATTCACGGTCGaaaaagcactttgaaaatCACTTCCGAAGTCATCGGGAGGCTCATAATCGGCAAAGACGTTCTTTCCAAGAGTTTTCTTTTGGAGGTGGACTGTTTGATGATGTGTTTGAGAATATGGAGAAGATGTTTTCGTTCAGTGACTTTGAAAATGCACACAGACATGCGGTGCGAACTGATGCCAGGTTTCATGGATCCAGCAAGCACTGCAGGACTGTCACTCAGAGACGAGGAAACATGGTTACCACATACACCGACTGTTCTGGACAAtaa